One Henriciella litoralis genomic window carries:
- the glnA gene encoding type I glutamate--ammonia ligase produces MADNLQKMMKEKDVEFVDLRFTDPRGKMQHVTFDKGMIEEDFFSEGQMFDGSSVAGWKTINESDMLLMPDTSTAIIDPFFQQTTMAVICDILDPITNEAYGRDPRTTAKKAEAYLKQSGVGTTAYFGPEAEFFVFDDVRWSTDPHKTGYSFDSTELPSNTDREYPTGNMGHRPHAKGGYFPVPPIDSEQDMRSEMLAVMGELGMEPEKHHHEVAPAQHELGLKFGTLTKMADNLQLYKYVIHNVAAQYGKTATFMPKPMFADNGSGMHVHQSIWDGNKPLFAGDNYAGLSESCLFYIGGIIKHAKALNAITNASTNSYKRLVPGYEAPVMLAYSARNRSASIRIPFGSNPKAKRIETRFPDPTANPYLAFAALLMAGLDGIENKIHPGDAMDKDLYDLPPEEAKSIPQVCGSLREALEALDGDRDFLKKGNVFDDDQIDAYIDLKMEEVMRLQLHPHPVEFDMYYKV; encoded by the coding sequence ATGGCCGATAATCTACAGAAAATGATGAAAGAAAAGGATGTCGAGTTCGTCGATCTCCGTTTCACCGATCCACGCGGCAAGATGCAGCACGTCACGTTCGACAAGGGCATGATTGAAGAAGACTTCTTCAGTGAAGGCCAGATGTTTGACGGGTCGTCCGTGGCTGGCTGGAAAACGATCAACGAGTCCGACATGCTGCTCATGCCGGATACAAGCACGGCGATCATCGACCCGTTCTTCCAGCAGACCACGATGGCTGTGATCTGTGACATTCTCGACCCGATCACCAACGAAGCCTATGGCCGCGATCCGCGGACGACCGCGAAGAAGGCCGAAGCCTATCTGAAGCAGTCTGGCGTCGGCACGACCGCCTATTTCGGCCCTGAGGCCGAGTTCTTCGTTTTCGACGACGTTCGCTGGTCAACCGATCCGCACAAAACCGGCTATTCATTCGACTCGACCGAGCTTCCGTCCAACACGGACCGCGAATACCCGACCGGCAATATGGGCCACCGCCCGCATGCCAAGGGCGGTTACTTCCCTGTTCCGCCAATCGATTCCGAGCAGGATATGCGTTCGGAAATGCTGGCGGTGATGGGCGAACTTGGAATGGAGCCGGAAAAACATCACCACGAGGTCGCGCCTGCCCAGCATGAGCTAGGCCTGAAATTCGGCACGCTGACCAAGATGGCTGACAATCTGCAGCTCTATAAGTACGTGATCCACAATGTGGCAGCACAGTACGGCAAGACGGCGACCTTTATGCCGAAGCCGATGTTTGCCGACAATGGCTCGGGTATGCACGTTCACCAGTCGATCTGGGACGGCAACAAGCCACTCTTCGCCGGTGATAACTATGCCGGCCTCTCAGAGTCTTGCCTGTTCTACATTGGCGGCATCATCAAGCACGCCAAGGCGCTGAACGCGATCACCAACGCGTCGACCAACTCCTACAAGCGTCTGGTGCCAGGCTATGAAGCACCTGTCATGCTGGCCTATTCGGCCCGCAACCGGTCTGCCTCGATCCGTATTCCTTTCGGCTCCAACCCGAAGGCCAAGCGCATCGAGACCCGCTTCCCGGACCCAACGGCGAACCCATATCTTGCCTTTGCGGCCCTGCTTATGGCTGGCCTCGACGGCATCGAAAACAAGATCCATCCAGGCGACGCCATGGACAAGGACCTTTACGACCTGCCGCCAGAAGAAGCGAAATCCATTCCACAAGTCTGTGGCTCGCTGCGTGAAGCGCTCGAGGCACTCGATGGTGACCGTGACTTCCTGAAAAAGGGCAACGTCTTCGACGACGATCAGATCGACGCCTATATCGATCTGAAGATGGAAGAAGTGATGCGTCTGCAGCTTCATCCGCACCCGGTCGAATTCGACATGTACTATAAAGTCTGA
- a CDS encoding ATP-dependent Clp protease proteolytic subunit, which translates to MTDPYRTALNLVPMVVEQTSRGERAFDIFSRLLKERIIFVTGGIDDGMAALITSQLLFLESESPKKEISIYINSPGGYVSSGLAIYDTMQYIRCPISTVCIGQAASMGSLLLAAGEKGMRIALPNARVMVHQPSGGFRGVATDIERHAEEILDLKRRLNNIYVKHTGQEYDAIERKLDRDTFMTAEEARDFGLIDQVFARRKGEDEE; encoded by the coding sequence ATGACCGACCCTTACCGTACCGCTCTCAATCTAGTCCCGATGGTTGTCGAACAGACGAGCCGCGGCGAACGCGCGTTCGACATTTTCTCGCGTTTGCTGAAAGAGCGCATCATCTTTGTGACGGGCGGTATCGATGACGGGATGGCCGCGCTGATCACGTCGCAGCTGCTCTTCCTTGAGTCCGAAAGCCCGAAAAAAGAGATTTCGATCTACATCAACAGCCCTGGCGGGTATGTCTCGTCCGGCCTCGCGATCTATGACACGATGCAATATATCCGCTGTCCGATCTCGACCGTGTGTATCGGTCAGGCGGCAAGCATGGGATCGCTGTTGCTGGCCGCTGGCGAGAAGGGCATGCGCATTGCGTTGCCGAACGCCCGCGTTATGGTCCACCAGCCTTCAGGTGGCTTCAGAGGCGTTGCAACAGACATTGAACGGCACGCTGAAGAAATTCTCGATCTTAAACGCCGTCTCAATAATATCTATGTTAAGCACACCGGTCAGGAATATGACGCGATTGAGCGCAAGCTCGACCGCGACACGTTCATGACCGCCGAAGAGGCGCGCGATTTTGGCCTGATCGATCAGGTTTTTGCGCGCCGCAAAGGCGAAGACGAAGAATAA